A window from Labrus mixtus chromosome 14, fLabMix1.1, whole genome shotgun sequence encodes these proteins:
- the LOC132988395 gene encoding GTPase IMAP family member 8-like has translation MDPRSDLTIILLGNSGVGKSASGNTILGPESFESRRSFVPVTKEISIKTGTVFGKQISVVDTPGIFGSEDVIKSRCQRLSGPCLFLVVVKIDRFTIEQKNAVEAAVRVIGDQLLNSYLLFTQGDILGSMSLEDFLNEDPKGPLVPLAQKFKGRHHVFINNENGGAEQVKMLLEKSGHLANPQPENALPQRIVLLGLPGAGKSSSGNNILGSVKFRSVGGFNSGSTETVSESATVEGRQVTVVDTPGLSGRTLSPKQLYLEIMSSVQKSEPGPHAFVIVVRISRITEVEIRLFELIEKLFGKDASKYAMVLFTHGDELRGESISEMINGNLSVRKLVSSCNRRYCVFDNTARGNREQVRNLLRKIDVMVRANGGNHYTSEMFKNALSIKMNIKINWENLCDWFRELLQKFDKTYDKIVEDARMVLV, from the exons atgGATCCACGTTCAGATCTCACCATCATCCTTCTTGGAAACTCTGGAGTTGGTAAAAGTGCATCAGGAAACACCATCCTGGGTCCAGAGTCGTTTGAGTCAAGACGATCATTTGTACCAGTGACAAAAGAAATCTCCATAAAAACAGGAACTGTGTTTGGGAAGCAGATCTCAGTGGTAGACACTCCGGGAATATTTGGATCTGAAGATGTGATTAAATCCCGCTGTCAGCGTCTCTCTGGACCTTGTTTATTCCTGGTGGTAGTTAAAATAGATCGATTCACCATCGAGCAGAAAAACGCTGTGGAGGCAGCTGTCAGAGTCATAGGGGATCAACTACTCAACTCCTACCTGCTCTTCACACAAGGAGATATTTTGGGTAGCATGTCCCTGGAAGATTTCCTCAATGAAGATCCAAAAGGTCCACTTGTACCTCTTGCTCAAAAGTTTAAAGGAAGACATCATGTGTTCATCAACAATGAAAATGGAGGAGCGGAACAAGTGAAGATGCTGCTGGAGAAGTCAGGCCACCTCG CTAACCCACAGCCTGAGAATGCTCTGCCCCAAAGGATCGTGTTGCTCGGCCTACCAGGAGCTGGAAAAAGTTCTTCAGGAAACAACATCCTGGGATCAGTGAAGTTTAGATCAGTGGGTGGCTTTAATTCAGGCAGTACAGAGACTGTCTCTGAATCAGCCACAGTGGAAGGACGTCAGGTCACAGTGGTGGACACTCCTGGACTCAGTGGGAGAACTCTGTCTCCCAAACAGCTTTACCTGGAGATCATGAGTTCAGTACAGAAGTCTGAACCAGGTCCGCACGCCTTTGTGATTGTGGTCAGAATCAGCAGAATCACTGAAGTAGAAATCCGACTGTTTGAGCTCATTGAAAAGCTCTTTGGTAAAGATGCTTCAAAGTATGCAATGGTGCTTTTCACTCATGGGGATGAGCTTAGGGGGGAGTCCATCTCTGAAATGATCAATGGAAACCTATCTGTGAGAAAACTGGTCTCCAGTTGTAACAGAAGGTACTGTGTGTTTGACAACACAGCCAGAGGAAACAGGGAGCAGGTTAGAAACCTCCTGAGGAAAATTGATGTCATGGTCAGAGCTAATGGTGGAAACCACTACACCTCTGAGATGTTCAAAAATGCTCTTAGCATAAAAATgaatatcaaaataaattgGGAAAACCTTTGTGACTGGTTCAGGGAGCTTCTACAGAAGTTTGATAAGACGTATGATAAGATCGTTGAGGATGCTAGGATGGTGCTGGTTTAG